From Pseudomonas alcaligenes, a single genomic window includes:
- a CDS encoding SGNH/GDSL hydrolase family protein — MITLRALGWWGLTLALLPLALPQALWVRRTALRLPPAGGDIHGLAGGEFAGTPLRLLVLGESTVAGVGVELLEAALAGQLAQALSQRLQRPVAWRAHGENGITAGEACERLLPAALAEPADLALLVFGVNDTTHLSSLGGWARAVAELARALGGQGARVVCSGVPPIQHFSALPWLLRKLLGLRAGLMDARLRQVCAGVGADYQALELEFAAEYLAADGYHPSALGYRVWAEGLAERLASQMALSVAV, encoded by the coding sequence GTGATCACCCTGCGCGCCCTGGGCTGGTGGGGACTGACCCTGGCCCTGCTGCCGCTGGCCCTGCCGCAGGCGCTGTGGGTGCGGCGCACGGCGCTACGCTTGCCGCCGGCCGGCGGCGATATTCATGGCCTGGCTGGCGGCGAGTTCGCCGGTACGCCGCTGCGCCTGCTGGTGCTGGGCGAGTCCACCGTGGCCGGGGTTGGCGTCGAGTTGCTGGAAGCGGCGCTGGCCGGCCAGCTGGCCCAGGCCCTGTCGCAGCGCCTGCAGCGCCCGGTGGCCTGGCGTGCTCATGGCGAGAACGGCATCACCGCCGGCGAGGCCTGCGAGCGCCTGCTGCCGGCGGCCTTGGCCGAGCCGGCCGATCTGGCCCTGCTGGTGTTCGGTGTCAACGACACCACCCATCTGAGTTCGCTGGGGGGCTGGGCTCGGGCCGTGGCCGAACTGGCCAGGGCATTGGGCGGGCAGGGTGCGCGGGTGGTGTGCAGCGGGGTGCCGCCGATCCAGCACTTCAGCGCCTTGCCCTGGCTGCTGCGCAAGCTGCTGGGGCTGCGCGCCGGGCTGATGGATGCGCGGCTGCGCCAGGTCTGCGCCGGTGTCGGTGCCGATTATCAGGCGCTGGAGCTGGAGTTTGCCGCCGAGTACCTGGCCGCCGATGGCTACCATCCTTCGGCGCTGGGTTACCGGGTGTGGGCCGAGGGGTTGGCCGAGCGCCTGGCCAGCCAGATGGCGCTCAGCGTGGCCGTCTGA
- a CDS encoding inner membrane protein YpjD: MHPLLPSLVAAALYAGATTYQGLRLANQQRPHKPLLALLVLIALFFHGASLFMQLHATAGLSLDFFNAASLIAYAVIAITLLACARIPVENLLLVLMPLGCLTVLLAQFLPAGTLQPINEKPGILAHILLSILAYGVLTIAMFQSLLLSLQDHQIKHKHPSGLIRNFPPLQTMESLLFGFLWAGWLLLTLSLISGWLFVDNLLAQHLAHKTLLSCLAWLVFGVLLWGRHQLGWRGHKAIRWTLAGFLLLMLAYFGSKLVREFILHI; the protein is encoded by the coding sequence ATGCACCCTCTGCTGCCCAGCCTGGTCGCCGCCGCTCTGTATGCCGGTGCCACTACTTACCAAGGCCTGCGTCTGGCCAACCAACAACGCCCCCACAAGCCCCTGCTGGCGCTGCTGGTGCTGATCGCCCTGTTCTTCCACGGCGCCAGCCTGTTCATGCAGCTGCACGCCACGGCCGGCCTGAGCCTCGACTTCTTCAATGCCGCCAGCCTGATCGCCTACGCGGTGATCGCCATCACCCTGCTGGCCTGCGCACGCATCCCGGTGGAGAACCTGCTGCTGGTACTGATGCCGCTGGGCTGCCTGACTGTGCTACTGGCGCAGTTCCTGCCCGCCGGCACGCTGCAGCCGATCAACGAGAAGCCCGGCATCCTCGCCCACATTCTGCTGTCGATCCTGGCCTACGGCGTGCTGACCATCGCCATGTTCCAGTCCCTGCTGCTGTCGCTGCAGGATCACCAGATCAAGCACAAGCACCCGTCCGGGCTGATCCGCAACTTCCCACCGCTGCAGACCATGGAAAGCCTGCTGTTCGGCTTCCTCTGGGCCGGCTGGCTGCTGCTCACCCTGTCGCTGATTTCCGGCTGGCTGTTCGTCGACAATCTGCTGGCCCAGCACCTGGCGCACAAGACCCTGCTCTCCTGCCTGGCCTGGCTGGTGTTCGGCGTCCTGCTGTGGGGCCGCCACCAGCTCGGCTGGCGCGGGCACAAGGCGATTCGCTGGACCCTGGCCGGTTTCCTCCTGCTGATGCTGGCCTACTTCGGCAGCAAGCTGGTTCGCGAATTCATCCTGCATATCTAG
- the ffh gene encoding signal recognition particle protein: MFENLTDRLSQTLRHVTGKAKLTEDNIKDTLREVRMALLEADVALPVVKEFVNKVKERAVGTEVSKSLTPGQAFVKIVRAELEDLMGAANEDLALNAAPPAVVLMAGLQGAGKTTTAGKLARFLKERKKKTVMVVSADVYRPAAIKQLETLAGDIGVTFFPSDISQKPVAIAQAAIAEAKLKFIDVVIVDTAGRLAIDAEMMAEIQAVHAAIKPVETLFVVDAMTGQDAANTAKAFGDALPLTGVVLTKVDGDARGGAALSVRQITGKPIKFIGMGEKSDALEPFHPDRIASRILGMGDVLSLIEQAEQTLDREKAEKLTKKLKKGKGFDLEDFRDQLQQMKNMGGLGGLMDKLPSIGGVNLSQMSGAQGAAEKQFKQMDAIICSMTPAERRDPDIISGSRKRRIALGSGTQVQDVGRLIKQHKQMQKMMKKFTAKGGMAKMMRGLGGMMPGGGISKL; this comes from the coding sequence ATGTTCGAAAACCTAACCGACCGCCTGTCACAGACGCTGCGCCATGTCACCGGCAAGGCCAAGCTGACCGAGGACAACATCAAGGACACCCTGCGTGAAGTGCGCATGGCCCTGCTCGAGGCCGATGTCGCCCTGCCGGTGGTCAAGGAGTTCGTCAACAAGGTCAAGGAACGTGCGGTCGGCACCGAGGTGTCGAAGAGCCTGACCCCGGGCCAGGCGTTCGTGAAGATCGTCCGCGCTGAGCTGGAAGATCTGATGGGCGCGGCCAACGAAGACCTGGCGCTGAATGCCGCGCCGCCCGCCGTGGTGCTGATGGCCGGCCTGCAGGGTGCGGGTAAGACCACCACTGCCGGCAAGCTGGCGCGCTTCCTGAAGGAGCGCAAGAAGAAGACGGTGATGGTGGTTTCCGCCGACGTCTACCGCCCGGCGGCGATCAAACAGCTGGAAACCCTGGCCGGCGATATCGGCGTGACCTTCTTCCCCTCGGATATCAGCCAGAAGCCGGTGGCCATCGCCCAGGCGGCGATCGCCGAAGCCAAGCTCAAGTTCATCGACGTGGTCATCGTCGATACCGCCGGTCGTCTGGCCATCGATGCCGAGATGATGGCGGAGATCCAGGCCGTGCACGCGGCGATCAAGCCGGTCGAAACCCTGTTCGTGGTCGACGCCATGACCGGCCAGGACGCCGCCAACACTGCCAAGGCCTTCGGTGATGCGCTGCCGCTGACCGGTGTGGTGCTGACCAAGGTCGATGGCGATGCCCGTGGCGGTGCCGCCTTGTCGGTACGGCAGATTACCGGCAAGCCGATCAAATTCATCGGTATGGGCGAGAAGAGCGATGCGCTCGAGCCCTTCCATCCGGATCGCATTGCTTCGCGCATCCTCGGCATGGGTGACGTGCTCAGCCTGATCGAACAGGCCGAGCAGACCCTCGACCGCGAGAAGGCCGAGAAGCTCACCAAGAAGCTGAAGAAGGGCAAGGGCTTCGATCTCGAAGACTTCCGCGACCAGCTGCAGCAGATGAAGAACATGGGCGGCCTCGGCGGCCTGATGGACAAGCTGCCGTCCATCGGTGGGGTTAACCTGTCGCAGATGAGCGGTGCCCAGGGTGCTGCCGAGAAGCAGTTCAAGCAGATGGATGCGATCATCTGCTCGATGACCCCGGCCGAGCGCCGCGATCCGGACATCATCAGTGGCTCGCGCAAGCGCCGCATCGCCCTCGGTTCCGGCACCCAGGTGCAGGATGTCGGGCGGCTGATCAAGCAGCACAAGCAGATGCAGAAGATGATGAAAAAATTCACCGCCAAGGGCGGCATGGCCAAGATGATGCGTGGTCTTGGCGGCATGATGCCGGGTGGCGGAATATCCAAGCTCTGA
- the rpsP gene encoding 30S ribosomal protein S16 has product MVTIRLARGGSKKRPFYHLTVTNSRNARDGRFVERIGFFNPVAAGAEVKLSVNQERAAYWLSQGAQPSERVAQLLKEAAKAAA; this is encoded by the coding sequence ATGGTAACCATCCGTCTTGCCCGTGGCGGCTCCAAGAAGCGCCCCTTCTACCACCTGACCGTGACCAACAGCCGCAATGCGCGCGACGGTCGCTTTGTTGAGCGTATCGGTTTCTTCAACCCGGTCGCCGCTGGTGCTGAAGTGAAGCTCTCTGTAAACCAGGAGCGCGCTGCCTACTGGCTGAGCCAAGGCGCCCAGCCGTCTGAGCGCGTTGCTCAGCTGCTCAAGGAAGCTGCCAAGGCTGCTGCCTGA
- the rimM gene encoding ribosome maturation factor RimM (Essential for efficient processing of 16S rRNA): MTTSPTAEDLIVLGKITSVHGIRGEVKIYSFTDPIDNLLDYRRWTLRRDGEVKQVELASGRLQGKVLVAKLKGLDDREVARTFAGFDICVPRAQLPTLAEDEFYWYQLVGLKVIDTHGQLFGAIDHLFETGANDVMVVKPCVGSLDDRERLLPYTAQCVLKVDLAAGEMLVDWDADF, from the coding sequence ATGACCACGTCGCCGACCGCCGAGGATCTGATCGTTCTCGGCAAGATCACTTCGGTGCACGGCATACGTGGCGAGGTGAAGATCTATTCCTTCACCGATCCGATCGACAACCTGCTCGATTACCGCCGCTGGACGCTCCGGCGCGACGGCGAGGTCAAGCAGGTCGAGTTGGCCAGCGGACGCTTGCAAGGCAAGGTTCTGGTGGCGAAGCTCAAGGGCCTCGATGACCGCGAAGTGGCACGTACCTTTGCGGGTTTCGACATTTGTGTGCCTCGGGCTCAGCTGCCGACTCTCGCCGAAGACGAGTTCTACTGGTACCAGCTGGTCGGCCTCAAGGTCATCGATACGCACGGACAGCTGTTCGGCGCCATCGATCACCTGTTCGAGACCGGCGCCAACGATGTGATGGTGGTCAAGCCCTGCGTGGGCAGCCTGGATGACCGCGAGCGTCTGCTGCCGTATACGGCGCAGTGCGTGCTCAAGGTGGATCTGGCGGCTGGCGAGATGCTGGTCGACTGGGATGCCGATTTCTGA
- the trmD gene encoding tRNA (guanosine(37)-N1)-methyltransferase TrmD gives MRVEVISIFPEMFAAISQYGITSRAVKQGMLQLNCQYLRDFTDDRHQTVDDRPFGGGPGMVMKIKPLEGALAAAKASAGERAKVIYLSPQGRQLNQQAVRELAGAEALILIAGRYEGIDERFIEEHVDEEWSIGDYVLSGGELPAMVLIDAVTRLLPGALGHADSAEEDSFSDGLLDCPHYTRPEVYAGKCVPQVLLSGNHEHIRRWRLQQSLGRTWERRADLLDSRSLSGEEKKLLEEYIRQRDDS, from the coding sequence ATGCGCGTTGAAGTGATCAGCATCTTTCCGGAGATGTTTGCCGCCATCAGTCAGTACGGCATTACCAGCCGTGCGGTGAAGCAGGGCATGCTGCAGCTCAACTGCCAGTATCTGCGCGACTTCACCGATGACCGTCACCAGACGGTGGACGATCGCCCCTTCGGTGGCGGTCCCGGCATGGTGATGAAGATCAAGCCTCTGGAAGGCGCCCTGGCTGCGGCCAAGGCATCCGCCGGGGAGCGTGCGAAGGTGATCTACCTGTCGCCGCAAGGCCGTCAGCTGAATCAGCAGGCGGTGCGCGAGCTGGCTGGCGCAGAGGCGTTGATCCTCATTGCCGGCCGCTACGAAGGTATCGACGAGCGCTTCATTGAAGAGCATGTCGATGAAGAATGGTCGATCGGCGACTACGTATTGTCCGGTGGCGAGCTGCCGGCAATGGTGCTGATCGATGCGGTCACCCGTTTGCTGCCCGGTGCATTGGGCCATGCAGATTCGGCCGAGGAGGACTCGTTCAGCGACGGCCTGCTCGACTGTCCGCACTACACCCGACCTGAGGTGTATGCGGGTAAATGTGTTCCCCAGGTGTTGCTTAGTGGCAACCACGAACACATCCGGCGCTGGCGTTTGCAGCAGTCCCTTGGTCGGACCTGGGAACGCCGCGCTGATCTTCTGGATAGCCGCTCGCTTTCTGGAGAAGAAAAAAAGCTGCTGGAGGAATACATCCGCCAGCGGGACGATAGTTAA
- the rplS gene encoding 50S ribosomal protein L19, whose translation MTNKIIQQLEAEQMNKEIPTFAPGDTVVVQVKVKEGDRSRLQAFEGVVIAKRNRGLNSAFTVRKISNGVGVERTFQTYSPLVDSLAVKRRGDVRKAKLYYLRDLSGKAARIKEKLS comes from the coding sequence ATGACCAACAAGATCATTCAGCAGCTCGAAGCCGAGCAGATGAACAAAGAAATCCCGACCTTTGCCCCGGGCGACACCGTTGTCGTTCAGGTTAAAGTGAAGGAAGGCGACCGTTCCCGTCTGCAGGCTTTCGAAGGCGTTGTTATCGCCAAGCGTAACCGTGGTCTGAACAGTGCCTTCACTGTTCGCAAGATCTCCAACGGTGTTGGCGTTGAGCGTACCTTCCAGACCTACAGCCCGCTGGTTGACAGCCTGGCCGTCAAGCGTCGCGGCGACGTGCGCAAAGCCAAGCTGTACTACCTCCGCGACCTGTCCGGCAAGGCAGCCCGCATCAAGGAAAAACTGTCCTGA
- a CDS encoding acyl-CoA thioesterase: MTPREQEIQRRTELSESRVTKAVFPPTTNHHNTLFGGTALAWMDEVSFIAATRFCRLPLVTVSSDRIDFKHAIPAGSIVELVGRVIRVGNTSLQVEVNIYVESMYHDGREKAVSGVFSFVAIGEDKKPVPVLAEFAAAPGS, translated from the coding sequence ATGACCCCGAGAGAGCAAGAGATCCAGCGGCGCACCGAGCTGTCGGAAAGCCGCGTGACCAAGGCGGTGTTTCCGCCCACCACCAACCACCACAACACCCTGTTTGGCGGTACCGCGCTGGCCTGGATGGACGAGGTGTCGTTCATTGCCGCCACGCGCTTCTGTCGTCTGCCGCTGGTGACCGTGTCCAGCGACCGCATCGACTTCAAGCATGCGATTCCCGCCGGCTCCATCGTCGAGCTGGTCGGCCGGGTGATCCGGGTCGGCAATACCAGCCTGCAGGTCGAGGTGAACATCTACGTCGAGAGCATGTACCACGACGGGCGCGAGAAGGCCGTCAGCGGGGTGTTCAGTTTCGTCGCCATCGGCGAGGACAAGAAACCGGTGCCGGTGCTGGCGGAGTTCGCCGCCGCGCCGGGCAGCTGA
- the xerD gene encoding site-specific tyrosine recombinase XerD, whose product MPVLDHPLIDRFLDALWLEKGLSVHTRDAYRSDLGLYNEWLQARDLELPSAGREIILDHLAWRLEQGYKARSTARFLSGLRGFYRYLLREGLIGEDPTLQIELPQLGRPLPKSLSEADVEALLAAPELDDPLGLRDRAMLEVLYACGLRVSELVSLTLEQVNLRQGVLRVFGKGSKERLVPMGEEAIAWIERYVREARPFLLAGKPSDVLFPSLRGEQMTRQTFWHRIKHQARAAAIAKPLSPHTLRHAFATHLLNHGADLRVVQMLLGHSDLSTTQIYTHIAKARLQELHARHHPRG is encoded by the coding sequence ATGCCTGTTCTCGACCATCCGCTGATCGACCGTTTCCTCGATGCCCTGTGGCTGGAGAAGGGCTTGTCGGTGCATACCCGCGATGCCTACCGCAGTGACCTCGGCCTGTACAACGAGTGGTTGCAGGCGCGTGACCTGGAGCTGCCTAGTGCCGGGCGCGAGATCATTCTCGATCACCTGGCCTGGCGCCTGGAGCAGGGCTACAAGGCGCGCTCCACGGCGCGCTTTCTCTCCGGCCTGCGCGGCTTCTATCGCTATCTGCTGCGTGAGGGGCTGATTGGCGAGGATCCGACCCTGCAGATCGAGCTGCCGCAACTCGGGCGGCCGCTGCCCAAGTCGCTCTCCGAGGCGGATGTCGAGGCGCTGTTGGCCGCGCCGGAGCTGGATGATCCGCTCGGCCTGCGCGACCGCGCCATGCTCGAAGTGCTGTACGCCTGCGGCCTGCGGGTGAGCGAGCTGGTATCCCTGACCCTGGAGCAGGTCAACCTGCGCCAGGGCGTGCTGCGGGTGTTCGGCAAGGGCAGCAAGGAGCGCCTGGTGCCGATGGGCGAGGAGGCCATCGCCTGGATCGAGCGCTATGTGCGCGAGGCGCGGCCGTTCCTGCTGGCTGGCAAGCCCAGTGATGTGCTGTTCCCCAGTCTGCGTGGCGAGCAGATGACCCGCCAGACCTTCTGGCATCGCATCAAGCACCAGGCCCGGGCCGCCGCCATCGCCAAGCCGCTGTCGCCACACACGCTGCGCCATGCCTTCGCCACCCACCTGCTCAACCACGGTGCCGACCTGCGCGTGGTGCAGATGCTGCTGGGCCATAGCGACCTGTCGACCACGCAGATCTACACCCATATCGCCAAGGCGCGGCTGCAGGAGCTGCACGCCCGGCACCATCCGCGCGGCTGA
- a CDS encoding DsbC family protein: MYLSRFIAGAACGLLSFTVLAADPDQVIRATLNKLQPDLPIEAIAESPMSGLFQVHLKGGRMLYASADGQFLLQGNLYQMRGDDAVNLTAQAESKGIAKVINDIPLSEMVVFSPKEPAKTHITVFTDTDCGYCQKLHSEVPELNREGVEVRYVAFPRQGVGSHGYNGLVSVWCAKDRQAAMNKAKSRQELPAGHCENPVAKQYELGQMVGVNGTPAIILANGQMIPGYRPAPELAKIALEAK; the protein is encoded by the coding sequence ATGTACCTTTCCCGCTTTATCGCTGGTGCCGCGTGCGGCCTGTTGTCCTTCACCGTGCTGGCAGCCGATCCCGACCAGGTGATCCGTGCCACGCTGAACAAGCTGCAACCCGACCTGCCGATCGAGGCCATCGCCGAAAGCCCGATGTCCGGCCTGTTCCAGGTGCACCTCAAGGGCGGGCGCATGCTCTACGCCAGCGCAGATGGCCAGTTCCTCCTGCAGGGCAATCTCTACCAGATGCGCGGCGACGATGCGGTCAACCTGACCGCCCAGGCCGAGAGCAAGGGCATCGCCAAGGTCATCAACGACATCCCGCTGAGCGAGATGGTGGTGTTCTCGCCCAAAGAGCCGGCCAAGACCCATATCACCGTGTTCACCGATACCGACTGTGGCTATTGCCAGAAGCTGCACAGCGAAGTGCCGGAGCTCAACCGCGAGGGTGTGGAAGTGCGCTACGTGGCCTTCCCGCGCCAGGGCGTAGGTTCCCATGGCTATAACGGCCTGGTCAGCGTGTGGTGCGCCAAGGATCGCCAGGCGGCAATGAACAAGGCCAAGTCGCGTCAGGAACTGCCGGCCGGCCACTGCGAAAACCCGGTGGCCAAGCAATACGAACTGGGGCAGATGGTTGGGGTGAATGGCACTCCGGCGATCATTCTGGCCAATGGTCAGATGATTCCGGGCTACCGGCCGGCGCCGGAACTGGCCAAGATTGCCCTGGAGGCCAAGTAA
- a CDS encoding homoserine dehydrogenase: MKPVKVGICGLGTVGGGTFNVLKRNAEEIARRAGRGIEVAQIAARRPNPKCDTGTTPITADIFDVATNPEIDVVIELIGGYTLAHELVLKAIENGKHVVTANKALIAVHGNEIFAKAREKGVIVAFEAAVAGGIPVIKAIREGLAANRINWLAGIINGTGNFILTEMREKGRAFADVLKEAQALGYAEADPTFDVEGIDAAHKLTILASIAFGIPLQFDKAYTEGISQLTSADVNYAEALGYRIKHLGVARRTEAGIELRVHPTLIPADRLIANVNGVMNAVMVNGDAAGSTLFYGAGAGMEPTASSVVADLVDVVRALTTDPTNRVPHLAFQPDALSDHPILPIGECESAYYLRIQAKDHPGVLAQVASILSARGINIESIMQKEAEEHDGLVPMILVTHRVLESRVNDAIAALEALSDIVGSVVRIRVEQLG, from the coding sequence GTGAAGCCGGTAAAAGTAGGCATCTGTGGCCTGGGGACCGTCGGTGGCGGCACCTTCAACGTACTCAAGCGCAACGCTGAGGAGATTGCCCGCCGTGCCGGGCGCGGAATCGAAGTTGCGCAGATTGCCGCTCGTCGTCCCAATCCGAAGTGCGATACCGGTACGACCCCCATTACCGCCGATATCTTCGACGTCGCGACCAACCCGGAAATCGACGTGGTCATCGAGCTGATCGGTGGCTACACCCTGGCCCACGAGCTGGTGCTCAAGGCCATCGAGAACGGCAAACACGTGGTCACCGCGAACAAGGCGCTGATCGCCGTGCACGGCAACGAGATCTTCGCCAAGGCCCGCGAGAAGGGCGTCATCGTCGCCTTCGAAGCCGCCGTGGCCGGCGGCATCCCGGTGATCAAGGCGATCCGCGAGGGCCTGGCCGCCAACCGCATCAACTGGCTGGCCGGCATCATCAACGGCACCGGCAACTTCATCCTCACCGAGATGCGCGAGAAAGGCCGTGCCTTCGCCGACGTGCTCAAGGAAGCCCAGGCGCTGGGTTATGCCGAAGCCGACCCGACCTTCGACGTCGAAGGCATCGACGCCGCCCACAAGCTGACCATCCTTGCCTCCATCGCCTTCGGCATCCCGCTGCAGTTCGACAAGGCCTATACCGAGGGCATCAGCCAGCTGACCAGCGCCGACGTGAACTACGCCGAAGCTCTGGGCTACCGCATCAAGCACCTCGGCGTGGCTCGCCGCACCGAGGCCGGCATCGAGTTGCGCGTGCACCCGACCCTGATCCCGGCCGATCGCCTGATCGCTAACGTCAACGGCGTGATGAACGCGGTGATGGTCAATGGCGATGCCGCCGGCAGCACCCTGTTCTACGGTGCCGGCGCCGGCATGGAGCCGACTGCTTCTTCCGTGGTCGCCGACCTGGTCGACGTGGTGCGTGCCCTGACCACCGACCCGACCAACCGCGTACCGCACCTGGCGTTCCAGCCGGACGCCCTGAGCGACCACCCGATCCTGCCGATCGGCGAGTGCGAGAGCGCCTACTACCTGCGCATCCAGGCCAAGGATCACCCAGGCGTGCTGGCCCAGGTGGCGAGCATCCTCTCGGCGCGCGGCATCAACATCGAATCGATCATGCAGAAAGAAGCCGAAGAGCACGACGGCCTGGTACCGATGATCCTGGTCACCCACCGGGTGCTGGAATCCCGCGTCAACGACGCCATCGCCGCGCTGGAAGCGCTGAGCGACATCGTCGGCAGCGTGGTGCGTATCCGCGTCGAACAACTGGGCTGA
- the thrC gene encoding threonine synthase encodes MRYISTRGQAPVLNFEDVLLAGLASDGGLYVPENLPRFTQEEIASWAGLPYHELAFRVMRPFVAGSIADADFKKILEETYGVFAHNAVAPLRQLNGNEWVLELFHGPTLAFKDFALQLLGRLLDHVLSKRGERVVIMGATSGDTGSAAIEGCKACDNVDIFIMHPHNRVSEVQRRQMTTILGDNIHNIAIEGNFDDCQEMVKASFADQGFLKGTRLVAVNSINWARIMAQIVYYFHAALQLGGPARSIAFSVPTGNFGDIFAGYLARNMGLPISQLIVATNRNDILHRFMSGNQYVKDTLHPTLSPSMDIMVSSNFERLLFDLHGRNGAAIAGLMDTFKQGGGFSVEEDRWTEARKLFDSLAVNDEQTCETIAEVYAECGELLDPHTAIGVRAARECRRSLAIPMVTLGTAHPVKFPEAVEKAGIDAVPALPPHLADLFQRDERCTVLANDLQTVQQFVAAHGNRGKPL; translated from the coding sequence ATGCGTTATATCAGTACCCGCGGCCAGGCCCCGGTTCTCAACTTCGAAGACGTGCTGCTCGCCGGCCTGGCCAGCGATGGCGGCCTCTACGTGCCGGAAAACCTGCCGCGCTTCACTCAGGAGGAAATCGCCTCCTGGGCTGGCCTGCCGTACCACGAGCTGGCCTTCCGCGTGATGCGCCCGTTCGTCGCCGGCAGCATCGCCGATGCCGACTTCAAGAAGATCCTCGAGGAAACCTACGGCGTGTTCGCCCACAACGCCGTGGCGCCGCTGCGCCAGCTCAACGGCAACGAGTGGGTGCTGGAGCTGTTCCACGGCCCGACCCTGGCGTTCAAGGACTTCGCCCTGCAGCTGCTCGGTCGCCTGCTCGACCACGTGCTGAGCAAGCGCGGCGAGCGCGTGGTGATCATGGGCGCCACCTCCGGTGACACCGGCTCGGCTGCGATCGAAGGCTGCAAGGCCTGCGACAACGTCGACATCTTCATCATGCACCCGCACAACCGCGTGTCCGAGGTGCAGCGCCGGCAGATGACCACCATCCTCGGCGACAACATCCACAACATCGCCATCGAAGGCAACTTCGACGACTGCCAGGAGATGGTCAAGGCCAGCTTCGCCGACCAGGGCTTCCTCAAGGGCACTCGTCTGGTGGCGGTCAACTCGATCAACTGGGCGCGGATCATGGCCCAGATCGTCTACTACTTCCACGCGGCCCTGCAGCTGGGCGGCCCGGCGCGCTCCATCGCGTTCTCGGTGCCGACCGGTAACTTCGGCGACATCTTCGCCGGCTACCTGGCGCGCAACATGGGCCTGCCGATCAGCCAGCTGATCGTTGCCACCAACCGCAACGACATCCTGCACCGCTTCATGAGCGGCAATCAGTATGTGAAGGACACCCTGCACCCGACCCTGTCGCCGTCCATGGACATCATGGTCTCGTCCAACTTCGAGCGCCTGCTGTTCGACCTGCACGGTCGCAACGGTGCAGCCATCGCCGGCCTGATGGACACCTTCAAGCAGGGCGGCGGTTTCAGCGTCGAGGAAGATCGCTGGACTGAAGCGCGCAAGCTGTTCGACTCCCTGGCGGTCAACGACGAGCAGACCTGCGAGACCATCGCCGAGGTGTATGCCGAGTGCGGCGAGCTGCTCGACCCGCACACCGCCATCGGCGTGCGTGCTGCCCGTGAATGCCGGCGCAGCCTGGCCATCCCCATGGTCACCCTGGGCACCGCACATCCGGTCAAGTTCCCGGAAGCGGTGGAGAAGGCCGGCATCGATGCGGTGCCGGCGCTGCCGCCGCACCTGGCCGACCTGTTCCAGCGCGACGAGCGTTGCACCGTGCTGGCCAATGACCTGCAGACCGTGCAGCAGTTCGTTGCCGCCCACGGCAATCGCGGCAAGCCTCTGTAA
- a CDS encoding TetR/AcrR family transcriptional regulator: MSDKLLQPSSGPGRPKDPAKREAILQAAKQLFMRNGYDGSSMDAIAAEAGVSKLTVYSHFTDKETLFACAVESKCEEQLPPLYFELRNDSAIDTALLAIGRGFNSLINSDESVAMMRLIMTQAAQNPQMARLFYDAGPHRMLQAMEHLLEQANQLGQLQVEHPQRAAEHFFSLIKGGCHFRRLIGCSEPTSEQADDEHVQEVVALFIRAYRP, translated from the coding sequence ATGTCCGACAAACTGTTACAACCCAGCAGCGGCCCCGGACGCCCCAAGGATCCCGCCAAGCGCGAGGCCATCCTGCAGGCGGCCAAGCAGCTGTTCATGCGCAATGGTTACGACGGCAGCAGCATGGATGCCATCGCCGCCGAGGCCGGCGTGTCCAAGCTTACGGTGTACAGCCACTTCACCGACAAGGAGACACTGTTCGCCTGCGCAGTGGAGTCCAAGTGCGAGGAGCAACTGCCGCCACTGTATTTCGAGCTGCGCAACGACAGCGCCATCGACACGGCCCTGCTGGCCATCGGCCGTGGCTTCAACAGCCTGATCAACAGCGACGAGTCGGTCGCCATGATGCGCCTGATAATGACCCAGGCCGCCCAGAACCCGCAGATGGCGCGACTGTTCTACGACGCCGGCCCGCATCGCATGCTGCAGGCCATGGAACACCTGCTGGAGCAGGCCAACCAGCTGGGCCAGCTGCAGGTGGAGCACCCGCAGCGGGCCGCCGAGCATTTCTTCAGCCTGATCAAGGGCGGCTGCCACTTCCGCCGCCTGATCGGCTGCAGCGAACCCACCAGCGAGCAGGCCGACGACGAGCATGTGCAGGAAGTGGTAGCCCTGTTTATCCGCGCTTATCGCCCCTGA